From a region of the Nonlabens dokdonensis DSW-6 genome:
- a CDS encoding OmpA family protein, protein MKKLVLSLVAIASASFAFAQDLPTNPEPGKCYVRCTTPDVYENETVSLEATPAYKKLKVVPATYETVTERVLVKEASKKLRVIPATYKTETRTYVKKQAGSTISVTPATFGKTTETIEVKPAYAQWEMSSVPPAECTSSNPDDCRYWCYKGYPAEFTTVSLTTLASDASFDRTPVPEQMGTYTVKVVDQPARVEEIEIPAEYANITKTVLKSDATTTEDVVPSTSKTVSRERLVSKGGLTVWSEVDCKLVEYNGLAINWRLGSATLTAADKSEIDAKLLSVMNSTAGSKVEVASHTDSRGSKTSNQSLSERRAQAVANYLMSKGINASRIVANGYGETRLKNRCADGVSCTEREHRANRRTEFRLINAGN, encoded by the coding sequence ATGAAAAAATTAGTACTATCCCTAGTAGCGATCGCTTCTGCAAGTTTTGCATTTGCACAAGATCTACCTACTAATCCAGAACCAGGAAAATGTTATGTACGTTGTACTACTCCTGATGTGTATGAAAACGAAACTGTAAGCCTTGAGGCAACTCCAGCTTATAAAAAACTTAAAGTTGTTCCCGCAACTTATGAAACGGTAACCGAGAGAGTTTTAGTAAAGGAAGCTTCCAAAAAATTGAGAGTTATTCCAGCTACTTATAAAACTGAAACTAGAACTTACGTTAAGAAACAGGCCGGTTCTACTATCTCTGTGACTCCAGCAACATTTGGAAAAACTACTGAAACTATAGAGGTGAAGCCAGCTTATGCACAGTGGGAAATGAGTTCTGTACCACCAGCAGAATGTACGTCTTCTAATCCAGACGACTGTCGTTACTGGTGTTACAAAGGTTATCCAGCAGAATTTACTACTGTTTCTTTAACTACACTCGCAAGTGATGCCTCTTTTGATCGTACTCCGGTACCAGAACAAATGGGAACTTACACTGTAAAAGTAGTAGATCAACCAGCTAGAGTTGAAGAAATTGAAATCCCAGCAGAATACGCAAATATTACAAAGACTGTTTTGAAGTCTGATGCTACGACAACAGAAGATGTTGTCCCATCTACATCAAAAACTGTTTCTCGTGAGAGATTAGTTTCTAAAGGAGGTTTAACTGTTTGGTCTGAAGTAGATTGTAAACTAGTAGAGTATAATGGTCTAGCAATTAACTGGAGACTTGGAAGCGCTACATTAACTGCTGCCGATAAGTCTGAGATTGATGCAAAATTATTAAGCGTTATGAATAGTACTGCTGGTTCTAAAGTAGAGGTTGCTTCTCATACCGATTCAAGAGGTTCTAAAACTTCTAATCAATCTTTATCTGAAAGACGTGCACAAGCTGTAGCAAATTACCTAATGTCTAAAGGTATTAATGCATCTCGTATCGTTGCAAATGGATACGGAGAAACTCGTTTAAAAAACCGTTGTGCTGATGGTGTTTCTTGTACAGAGCGTGAGCACAGAGCAAACCGTCGTACGGAATTCCGTTTGATTAACGCAGGAAACTAA
- the prfB gene encoding peptide chain release factor 2: MITAEQVKELQERVIKLKNYLQIDAKQIEITNLEEKTFSPDFWNDPKEAESIMKVLRNKKQWTTDYATAVTLIEDLEVLYEFFKEDEATEQDVMLKYNAANDLIEKLEFKNMLSNEGDDMSAVLQITAGAGGTESCDWAEMLMRMYLMWSEKNGYKVKELNFQAGDVAGIKTVTLEIEGDYSFGWLKSENGVHRLVRISPFDSNAKRHTSFASVYVYPLADDSIEIDINPADISWDFARSSGAGGQNVNKVETKAILTHHPSGIVIHNSETRSQLENREKAMQMLKSQLFEIELQKRNAARQEIESGKMKIEWGSQIRNYVLHPYKLIKDVRTGHETGNVDAVLNGDLDAFLKAFLMEDSKELPSDEL, translated from the coding sequence ATGATCACTGCTGAACAGGTTAAGGAATTGCAAGAAAGAGTTATTAAACTCAAGAATTATCTACAAATCGATGCCAAACAAATAGAAATAACCAATCTTGAGGAAAAAACGTTCTCACCAGATTTCTGGAACGATCCTAAAGAAGCAGAAAGCATCATGAAAGTCTTGAGAAATAAAAAGCAATGGACTACAGATTATGCCACTGCTGTAACTTTAATAGAAGACCTTGAAGTCTTGTATGAGTTCTTCAAAGAAGACGAAGCGACTGAGCAAGACGTGATGCTCAAATACAACGCGGCAAATGATTTGATTGAGAAGCTAGAGTTTAAAAACATGCTCTCTAATGAAGGCGATGATATGAGTGCTGTCTTACAAATTACTGCTGGTGCTGGTGGGACAGAATCCTGCGACTGGGCAGAAATGTTGATGAGAATGTACCTCATGTGGTCAGAAAAAAACGGCTATAAAGTAAAAGAACTCAACTTTCAAGCAGGCGATGTTGCCGGCATTAAAACAGTTACATTAGAAATTGAAGGAGACTATAGTTTTGGCTGGTTAAAAAGCGAGAATGGAGTCCATCGATTAGTACGTATTTCTCCCTTTGATTCTAACGCAAAACGTCACACTTCATTTGCCTCGGTTTATGTTTATCCTCTTGCAGATGATTCTATAGAGATAGACATTAATCCAGCCGATATTTCATGGGATTTTGCTCGATCCAGTGGCGCAGGTGGACAAAATGTGAATAAAGTGGAAACTAAAGCTATTTTAACGCACCATCCTTCTGGGATTGTCATTCATAATTCAGAAACCAGATCGCAGCTGGAGAACAGGGAAAAAGCAATGCAAATGCTCAAATCTCAATTGTTTGAAATAGAATTACAAAAGAGAAATGCAGCAAGGCAAGAAATAGAGTCTGGAAAAATGAAAATAGAATGGGGTTCTCAAATACGCAATTATGTGTTACATCCTTATAAATTAATAAAAGATGTAAGAACTGGACATGAAACTGGAAATGTAGATGCCGTTTTAAACGGTGATCTGGATGCTTTTCTTAAGGCTTTCTTAATGGAAGACAGTAAAGAGTTGCCAAGCGACGAGCTTTAA
- the rpsR gene encoding 30S ribosomal protein S18, protein MATLQQQAKGKKDGDIRYLSPLKIETQERKKYCRFKRSGIKYIDYKDADWLFGFVNEQGKLLPRRLTGTSLKYQRKVAVAVKRARHIAIMPYVGDLLK, encoded by the coding sequence ATGGCAACATTACAACAACAAGCTAAAGGAAAAAAAGATGGTGACATCCGTTATTTATCTCCTTTAAAAATTGAAACTCAAGAAAGAAAAAAATACTGCCGTTTTAAGCGTAGTGGTATTAAATATATCGATTACAAAGATGCAGACTGGTTGTTTGGTTTTGTAAATGAGCAAGGTAAATTGTTACCACGCCGTCTTACAGGAACATCTTTAAAATATCAACGTAAAGTGGCTGTAGCGGTTAAACGTGCTCGTCACATAGCTATCATGCCTTACGTAGGTGATTTACTTAAATAA
- a CDS encoding acyl carrier protein phosphodiesterase, producing the protein MNYLAHIYLSKNDKEIRIGNFIADSVRGKDFSMFPDRVAKGIILHRHIDTFTDQHLIVRQSKDRIRKKYGHWSGVIVDIYYDHFLAANWSRYHQEPLREYVQTFYNDLLEHYTILPERVQRFLPIMIEQNWLRSYETIEGISTIFRQMNLRTKGKSNMDLAPSDLIANYKDLESDFHLFMKDLESFVKIKTKDLII; encoded by the coding sequence ATGAATTATCTCGCTCACATTTACCTTTCAAAAAATGATAAAGAAATAAGAATAGGTAATTTCATTGCAGACTCTGTTAGAGGTAAAGACTTTAGTATGTTTCCAGATCGTGTCGCAAAAGGTATAATTCTACACAGACATATCGACACTTTTACAGATCAGCATCTAATTGTGCGACAAAGTAAAGATAGAATTAGAAAAAAATATGGACACTGGAGCGGTGTCATTGTAGATATTTATTATGATCATTTTCTTGCTGCAAACTGGAGTAGATATCACCAAGAGCCTTTGAGAGAATATGTGCAAACCTTTTACAATGATTTGCTGGAACACTACACCATACTTCCAGAAAGAGTACAGAGATTTTTACCTATTATGATCGAGCAAAACTGGCTTAGAAGTTATGAAACCATAGAAGGTATATCCACCATTTTTAGACAAATGAATCTTAGAACAAAAGGCAAAAGCAATATGGACCTCGCTCCTAGTGACCTTATTGCAAATTATAAAGACCTTGAAAGTGACTTTCATTTGTTCATGAAAGACCTAGAATCATTTGTAAAGATTAAAACTAAAGATTTAATTATATAA
- a CDS encoding TonB-dependent receptor domain-containing protein has translation MKKILLFVFLLTACFSYSQNDTPITVKGKLIDKNTGTPLEFATVSFISKNPQKAPQGGVTDLEGNYSISITPGTYTVKWEYITFKSVVRENQTITEDKDYGTISLEVDVAELDAAIVIAEKTTVDIRLDKKIYNIGKDLTVRGGSASDVLDNVPSVSVDVEGNVALRGNDNVTIFIDGRPSALVGLDGADALRQIPAETIEKIEVITSPSARYDAEGTAGILNIILRKESQRGFNGNLQLESGIPERLGLSFNGNYRKNKWNLFTNTGWRYRTTPGNARSDTEFNSPDAQNKFVNERRVFDRLGRSLFTSLGAQYDINQKSNIIANAVYRYGNDDDITTNTIDRFDENLNLNEATRRIENEGENEDDVQFTLDYKNDLDDNGQKLTASIQYGFEIEQELANITETETTTNTLNDLEFSDQNTDERNALVQIDYELPIGENINWEAGYRGNYRDITTSFFLAERDFETSNTDLIPDAGLNNTFNYEELIHATYVQYGRKINNFSFLTGLRYEYTDVNIFQATTNETANKNYHSLFPTVNMSYEIKQGENLTLGYNRRIRRPRGRSLNPFPSRSSESNIFQGNVDLDPTFTNSVELGYIKRWTKFTLSTAAYMNISDDNWERIQQVVVDENNNPILTDNGDPIIRRFPVNLSKERRIGYELTLTYRPFKWWTINSDFNVFNVDTDGAFEDQDFTFNNTTYFARLNQKITLPAEIDFQTRLNYRGASENAQGTNDGIATLNLAASKDVFGENATITASVSDVFNSRRRESTTIGPDIIVDGQIQPSFISDSAFQWRERQFIVTFVYRFNEKKKRERGERSGDNDGDDGFEG, from the coding sequence ATGAAAAAAATTTTATTATTTGTATTTCTGTTAACTGCCTGTTTTTCTTACTCGCAAAATGATACTCCAATTACTGTAAAAGGTAAGTTGATAGATAAAAATACTGGAACCCCACTAGAGTTTGCAACTGTCTCATTTATAAGTAAGAATCCTCAAAAAGCTCCTCAAGGTGGCGTCACCGACTTAGAAGGTAATTACTCTATAAGCATTACTCCAGGTACTTACACTGTAAAATGGGAATACATAACGTTTAAGAGTGTTGTTAGAGAAAATCAAACGATAACTGAAGATAAAGACTATGGAACGATCTCTTTAGAAGTCGATGTAGCAGAGCTGGATGCTGCCATCGTCATAGCCGAAAAAACTACTGTAGACATAAGGTTAGATAAGAAAATCTACAATATTGGTAAAGATCTTACGGTGCGTGGTGGTTCAGCGAGCGATGTATTAGATAATGTACCATCAGTTTCTGTAGACGTCGAAGGTAACGTGGCATTGCGTGGTAATGATAATGTAACCATTTTTATAGATGGTCGCCCAAGTGCTTTAGTAGGATTAGATGGAGCCGATGCCCTTAGACAAATACCTGCTGAAACCATAGAAAAAATAGAAGTGATTACTTCTCCTAGCGCAAGATATGATGCAGAAGGTACAGCAGGAATCTTAAATATTATACTCCGTAAAGAATCTCAAAGAGGTTTTAATGGAAATTTACAATTGGAGTCCGGTATTCCAGAACGTCTAGGATTATCATTTAATGGAAATTACAGAAAAAACAAATGGAATTTATTTACAAATACAGGATGGAGATATCGCACCACTCCTGGTAACGCCCGCTCTGACACAGAGTTCAACTCTCCTGACGCACAAAATAAGTTTGTAAATGAACGTAGAGTTTTTGATCGATTAGGTCGTAGCTTATTTACAAGTCTAGGTGCTCAATATGATATTAATCAAAAGAGTAACATAATTGCAAACGCCGTATATCGTTATGGTAATGATGATGATATTACCACTAATACCATTGACAGATTTGATGAAAATCTAAATTTAAATGAAGCTACAAGAAGAATAGAAAACGAAGGTGAAAACGAAGATGATGTACAATTCACTTTAGATTATAAAAATGACTTAGATGATAATGGGCAAAAACTTACCGCTAGTATTCAATATGGATTTGAAATTGAACAAGAATTAGCAAACATTACAGAAACCGAAACTACTACTAATACTCTTAATGATCTAGAATTTAGCGATCAAAATACTGATGAGCGTAATGCACTTGTTCAGATAGATTATGAATTGCCCATAGGTGAAAATATTAATTGGGAAGCTGGATATCGTGGGAACTATAGAGACATAACAACTTCTTTCTTTCTGGCAGAACGTGATTTTGAAACTTCCAACACAGATCTAATTCCAGATGCTGGACTTAATAATACCTTTAATTATGAAGAATTAATCCACGCTACTTATGTACAATATGGGCGTAAAATAAATAACTTCTCGTTTTTAACTGGACTTAGATATGAATATACAGATGTAAACATTTTTCAAGCTACCACGAATGAGACGGCAAATAAAAATTATCATAGTTTATTTCCTACGGTAAATATGAGCTATGAGATAAAACAAGGTGAGAATCTTACCTTAGGCTACAATCGCAGGATAAGAAGACCACGCGGTAGATCTCTTAATCCATTTCCTAGTCGTAGTAGTGAGTCTAACATTTTTCAAGGAAATGTGGATCTAGATCCCACATTTACAAATAGTGTAGAATTGGGTTATATTAAAAGATGGACTAAGTTTACTTTAAGCACCGCAGCTTATATGAACATAAGTGATGATAATTGGGAACGAATACAACAAGTAGTTGTAGATGAGAATAACAATCCTATTCTGACAGATAATGGAGACCCAATTATACGTCGTTTTCCTGTAAATCTATCTAAGGAACGCAGGATAGGATATGAATTAACACTTACTTATAGACCATTTAAATGGTGGACTATCAATAGTGATTTTAACGTTTTTAATGTAGATACTGATGGTGCTTTTGAAGATCAAGATTTTACATTCAATAACACCACCTACTTTGCTAGACTAAATCAAAAAATAACTTTACCTGCAGAAATTGATTTTCAAACACGACTAAATTATCGTGGTGCTAGTGAAAATGCACAAGGAACAAATGATGGAATTGCTACTTTAAATCTTGCGGCGAGCAAAGATGTTTTTGGAGAAAATGCAACTATTACTGCCAGTGTAAGCGACGTGTTTAACAGCCGTCGTCGAGAAAGTACGACTATCGGTCCAGACATTATTGTTGACGGCCAGATCCAGCCTAGTTTTATTTCTGATAGCGCCTTTCAATGGAGAGAAAGACAGTTCATCGTAACTTTTGTTTACCGCTTTAACGAGAAGAAGAAACGAGAACGTGGTGAACGTAGTGGTGACAATGATGGAGACGATGGTTTTGAAGGCTAA
- the rplI gene encoding 50S ribosomal protein L9: protein MELILKKDVEHLGFTDDVVTVKPGYGRNFLIPNGLAVMATTSAKKVLAETLKQRAHKEASNIKAAQEQADKLAALDLKITAKTGDGDKLFGSITTADVSDALAKNDVEIEKKFISVAGGTIKRLGQYEADIRFHREVSSKLIFNVVAEK, encoded by the coding sequence ATGGAACTTATATTAAAGAAAGATGTAGAACATTTAGGTTTTACAGACGATGTAGTGACTGTTAAGCCTGGTTATGGCCGTAACTTTTTAATTCCTAATGGTCTTGCTGTAATGGCAACTACTAGCGCTAAAAAAGTACTTGCTGAAACGCTTAAGCAAAGAGCTCATAAAGAAGCTTCTAATATTAAGGCTGCTCAAGAGCAAGCAGATAAACTTGCTGCTTTAGACCTTAAAATTACTGCTAAAACTGGCGATGGGGATAAATTATTTGGATCTATCACAACGGCTGATGTTTCTGATGCGCTTGCAAAGAATGATGTAGAGATCGAAAAGAAATTTATATCTGTAGCTGGTGGAACAATTAAAAGACTAGGTCAGTATGAAGCTGATATACGTTTTCACAGAGAAGTAAGTTCTAAACTTATTTTTAACGTAGTAGCTGAAAAATAA
- a CDS encoding DUF6495 family protein → MKYRRLTKEQLEEMHPEFINFLASQSITASEWEEIKSSKPQVAEEEIDVFSDLVWDGVLNKAEYLEHISPRTMNLFSLGENEMELISIIVGDELIDITTDEGYKWLQKNLLDDEVKIFTAKKSYSENPNEDKFKLIESGAVITKGDLFNYFDDLMELGKETNGF, encoded by the coding sequence ATGAAGTATAGAAGATTAACAAAAGAACAACTGGAAGAAATGCATCCAGAGTTTATAAACTTTCTAGCCTCACAATCAATTACTGCTTCTGAATGGGAAGAAATTAAATCTAGTAAGCCACAAGTCGCAGAGGAAGAGATTGACGTTTTTTCTGATCTTGTTTGGGACGGTGTTCTTAACAAAGCAGAATATTTAGAGCATATTTCTCCTAGAACCATGAACTTATTCTCTCTTGGAGAAAATGAAATGGAGCTTATTTCTATAATAGTAGGAGATGAGCTTATAGATATCACTACTGATGAAGGATATAAGTGGTTGCAAAAAAACTTGTTAGACGATGAAGTAAAGATTTTTACTGCAAAGAAATCTTACAGTGAAAATCCTAATGAAGACAAGTTTAAATTAATTGAATCTGGAGCGGTAATTACAAAAGGAGATTTATTTAATTATTTTGATGATTTGATGGAGTTAGGAAAAGAAACGAATGGTTTTTAA
- a CDS encoding threonine aldolase family protein, translating into MIDLRSDTVTKPSKGMMEAIFNAQVGDDVYKEDPTVNELERRVAEMFGMDEALFFPTGSMANQAAIKMHTQPGEQLICDKYAHVYNYEGGGVSFNSGVSCKLLDGSRGMITAAQVEEAINPPDFYHSPLTTLVCLENTTNKGGGACYDMQTFKEIKAVCEKHQLGLHLDGARLWNAIIATGQDPKDYGKIFDTISVCFSKGMGTPLGTVLCGKKEIMKKAMRVRKVLGGGMRQIGFMAAAAIYALDHNFERLQQDHLRAQELGTFLSKLPYVSKVEPIETNIIIFEVADENKIINYLTEHDVIISNMGSGKLRLVTHLDYTDEDQSNMKQILSDYLKI; encoded by the coding sequence ATGATTGATTTAAGAAGTGATACGGTGACGAAACCTTCCAAAGGAATGATGGAGGCTATATTCAACGCACAAGTAGGTGATGACGTTTATAAGGAAGACCCAACTGTAAATGAGCTGGAAAGGCGAGTGGCAGAAATGTTCGGGATGGATGAGGCGCTTTTTTTTCCTACTGGTAGTATGGCAAATCAGGCAGCTATTAAAATGCACACGCAACCTGGTGAGCAATTGATTTGTGATAAATATGCTCATGTTTATAACTATGAAGGTGGAGGCGTTTCATTTAATAGTGGTGTTTCTTGTAAGCTCCTTGATGGAAGCAGAGGTATGATTACGGCAGCTCAAGTGGAGGAAGCAATTAATCCGCCTGATTTTTATCATAGCCCGCTTACTACTTTAGTGTGTTTAGAGAATACAACAAATAAAGGTGGTGGCGCATGTTATGATATGCAAACATTTAAAGAAATTAAAGCGGTTTGTGAAAAGCATCAACTAGGCTTGCATCTCGACGGTGCTCGCCTATGGAACGCTATTATAGCTACCGGTCAGGATCCTAAAGATTACGGGAAAATTTTTGATACTATATCAGTCTGTTTTTCTAAAGGGATGGGAACTCCATTAGGAACTGTACTTTGTGGTAAGAAGGAAATAATGAAAAAAGCGATGCGAGTTCGTAAAGTACTAGGCGGCGGCATGAGGCAAATAGGTTTTATGGCTGCGGCAGCAATTTATGCGCTTGATCATAATTTTGAACGTCTTCAACAAGATCATCTTAGAGCACAAGAATTGGGAACATTTCTTTCAAAATTACCTTATGTTTCTAAGGTAGAGCCTATAGAAACTAATATTATCATTTTTGAGGTAGCTGATGAAAATAAGATTATAAATTACCTCACCGAGCATGATGTAATCATTAGTAATATGGGAAGTGGTAAGCTTAGACTAGTGACACATTTAGATTATACAGATGAAGATCAATCAAATATGAAACAAATTCTAAGCGATTACTTAAAAATATAA
- the glmM gene encoding phosphoglucosamine mutase encodes MTLIKSISGIRGTIGGAPGDNLTPLDAVKFASAYAIWIKENSKKKAPKVVIGRDARLSGSMIQSLVQNTLIGMGCHVVDLGLSTTPTVELAVPNEKADGGIILTASHNPKEWNALKLLNNEGEFLNGAEGQKILDSAEKEDFVYSEVDDLGTVEVIEDYIDRHIKMVLDMPVTQIEAIKSAGFKVVVDGVNSTGGIAIPDLCKALGVEVVELYCDPTGHFPHNPEPLKEHLADLCKAVVSHNADFGITVDPDVDRLAFVDEKGEMFGEEYTLVACADYILGHNKGNTVSNLSSSRALRDVTEKHGGEYFAAAVGEVNVVQKMKDKNAVIGGEGNGGIIYPESHYGRDALVGVAMFLSLLTEKKMKVSELRASYPSYFMSKKKVQLVKGMPVDAILADIHQKYKNDEVTSIDGIKIDFADQWVHMRKSNTEPIIRIYTEAPSQQKADELASRFIAELEEIAQQHA; translated from the coding sequence ATGACTCTTATAAAATCTATTTCAGGAATTCGTGGTACCATAGGTGGAGCTCCAGGCGATAATCTTACACCATTAGATGCTGTAAAATTTGCTAGTGCTTATGCCATTTGGATCAAAGAAAACTCCAAAAAGAAGGCGCCAAAGGTAGTTATAGGAAGAGATGCGCGACTTAGTGGCTCTATGATTCAGTCTTTGGTACAAAATACACTGATAGGAATGGGATGTCATGTGGTAGATTTAGGTTTAAGTACCACACCTACTGTAGAACTTGCAGTTCCTAATGAAAAAGCAGATGGAGGAATTATACTTACAGCAAGTCATAACCCTAAAGAATGGAATGCATTAAAGCTTCTTAACAATGAAGGTGAATTTCTAAACGGTGCTGAAGGGCAGAAAATATTAGATAGTGCAGAAAAGGAAGATTTTGTATATTCTGAAGTAGATGATCTAGGTACGGTAGAAGTAATAGAAGATTATATTGACCGACACATCAAGATGGTTTTAGATATGCCTGTCACCCAAATTGAAGCTATAAAATCTGCTGGATTTAAGGTCGTTGTTGATGGCGTTAATAGTACTGGTGGAATAGCCATACCTGATCTATGTAAGGCATTAGGAGTAGAAGTTGTTGAATTGTATTGTGACCCTACCGGACATTTTCCACACAATCCAGAGCCATTAAAAGAGCATTTAGCAGATTTATGTAAAGCAGTCGTTTCTCATAATGCAGACTTTGGTATTACAGTAGATCCAGATGTGGACCGATTAGCTTTTGTAGATGAAAAAGGAGAAATGTTTGGTGAAGAATATACGCTAGTTGCTTGTGCAGATTATATTTTGGGTCATAATAAAGGAAATACTGTTTCAAATCTATCTTCATCGAGAGCATTAAGAGATGTTACTGAAAAACATGGTGGCGAATACTTTGCTGCTGCAGTAGGAGAAGTGAACGTTGTGCAAAAGATGAAAGATAAAAATGCAGTGATAGGCGGCGAAGGTAATGGCGGTATCATTTATCCAGAATCTCACTATGGTAGAGATGCATTGGTAGGTGTAGCGATGTTTTTATCATTGCTTACTGAAAAGAAAATGAAGGTAAGTGAATTGCGGGCAAGTTACCCTTCTTACTTTATGAGTAAAAAGAAAGTACAATTAGTTAAGGGAATGCCAGTTGATGCGATTCTTGCTGATATACATCAGAAATATAAAAATGATGAAGTTACCAGCATTGATGGTATTAAAATAGACTTTGCTGATCAATGGGTTCACATGAGAAAATCAAATACAGAACCTATCATACGCATTTATACAGAAGCTCCTTCTCAACAAAAGGCAGACGAACTAGCAAGCCGTTTTATTGCTGAACTCGAGGAGATAGCTCAACAGCACGCTTAG
- a CDS encoding outer membrane protein, with translation MKKIVLTVLLGLGFLIQSNAQDISNNAIGIRLGDGDGFGTEISYQRALGSNNRLEIDLGYEDGDGFDGFKATGIYQWVWNIDGGFNWYAGAGAGLGSISIDDDFRRRGDFEDDSEFFLLAAGQVGIEYNFPFPLTLSLDIRPELYFGDFRDGVDNDIALGIRYRF, from the coding sequence ATGAAAAAGATAGTATTAACAGTTTTATTAGGATTAGGTTTTTTAATACAGTCAAATGCACAAGATATTTCTAACAATGCTATAGGAATTCGACTTGGAGATGGAGATGGATTTGGAACTGAAATTTCTTATCAAAGAGCTCTAGGGTCTAACAATCGCCTCGAAATAGATTTAGGCTATGAAGATGGTGATGGGTTTGATGGGTTCAAAGCAACAGGTATTTATCAATGGGTATGGAACATTGATGGAGGCTTCAATTGGTATGCTGGTGCGGGAGCAGGTTTAGGTTCTATTAGTATCGATGATGATTTCAGGAGAAGAGGTGATTTTGAAGATGATTCTGAGTTTTTCCTTCTTGCAGCAGGTCAGGTAGGTATTGAATATAACTTCCCATTTCCATTGACACTTTCATTGGATATCAGACCGGAGCTTTATTTCGGAGATTTTAGAGATGGAGTAGATAATGATATCGCCTTAGGCATTAGGTATCGTTTCTAA
- the rpsF gene encoding 30S ribosomal protein S6, giving the protein MNQYETVFILNPVLSDDQVKETVKKFENFLTQRGAKMVAKEDWGLKKLAYAIENKKSGFYHLFQFEVSGDVINEYEVEFRRDERVMRYLTVKLDKYAIEWAEKRRAKLSKKSKA; this is encoded by the coding sequence ATGAATCAATACGAAACTGTTTTCATTTTGAATCCCGTTTTATCTGATGATCAGGTAAAGGAAACAGTAAAGAAGTTTGAGAATTTCCTTACTCAGCGTGGAGCTAAAATGGTAGCTAAAGAAGATTGGGGCCTAAAAAAACTGGCTTATGCAATCGAAAACAAAAAAAGTGGCTTTTACCACCTTTTCCAATTTGAAGTGTCTGGTGACGTGATCAACGAGTACGAAGTAGAATTTCGTCGTGATGAGCGTGTTATGAGATACCTTACTGTAAAACTTGATAAGTATGCTATCGAGTGGGCAGAGAAAAGAAGAGCTAAATTATCTAAAAAATCTAAAGCTTAA